The proteins below are encoded in one region of Actinomycetota bacterium:
- a CDS encoding helix-turn-helix transcriptional regulator, giving the protein MEKKKHIHFGKKMKQIRLEKGISQEDLAERLGVGSNSYISDAERGRFLPSDDKLKAWADIMGLAWEEVEDLKQDSELERLGLTDPGFTMMFKEVPNMNAEEKASLIRAYEAVMKAREAQRKKK; this is encoded by the coding sequence ATGGAAAAGAAAAAACACATTCATTTCGGCAAAAAGATGAAGCAAATCCGTCTGGAAAAAGGCATCAGCCAGGAAGACCTGGCTGAAAGACTCGGCGTCGGATCAAATAGCTACATCTCGGATGCCGAACGAGGCCGCTTCCTTCCCTCTGATGACAAGCTCAAGGCTTGGGCTGACATCATGGGGCTAGCTTGGGAAGAAGTGGAAGACTTAAAACAGGACTCTGAACTTGAACGCCTGGGTCTTACCGATCCTGGCTTCACGATGATGTTTAAGGAAGTGCCGAACATGAACGCCGAAGAGAAGGCGTCACTGATTCGAGCTTATGAAGCAGTGATGAAAGCCAGAGAGGCGCAGAGGAAAAAGAAATGA
- a CDS encoding replication-relaxation family protein, giving the protein MKTARINNRITPMSLTARDVMIILSVYENRFLRRDQLQRLHFSSASQVACCVRLKKLYENHFLDRVDRPATSVKSQAVYALDKRGADVVAVTLEINRHKIRWSRAANRVEWLFMDHTLAVSEFKVCLDVTLATRREEIYFYQRGDRSHLRRISVTGAKKRYFVVAPDAFFGIQSGRGKHIFFLEVDMGTETLSRFTEKVVAYKRYWKSGKYGEEYGFNHFRVITICESERRLDNLRQATGKAGGQRMFLFTTFQAIQEYSTLGSIWLSPVSDLPTSLLE; this is encoded by the coding sequence ATGAAAACAGCAAGAATAAACAACCGAATAACACCGATGTCGTTGACAGCTCGGGACGTGATGATAATCCTAAGTGTTTACGAGAATCGCTTCTTGAGGCGGGACCAGCTTCAGCGGCTTCACTTTTCAAGTGCATCACAGGTTGCCTGTTGTGTCCGGCTCAAGAAGCTTTACGAGAATCATTTTCTCGACAGGGTTGATCGACCGGCAACCTCAGTCAAATCCCAGGCCGTTTACGCCCTCGACAAGCGAGGGGCCGACGTGGTGGCGGTAACTCTTGAAATCAACCGCCATAAGATCAGATGGAGCCGCGCCGCGAACCGCGTGGAATGGCTCTTCATGGACCACACACTAGCTGTGTCTGAGTTCAAGGTATGCCTCGACGTGACGCTTGCCACTCGGAGAGAAGAGATATATTTCTATCAGCGAGGAGACAGGTCTCATCTGCGCCGGATTTCCGTGACGGGAGCCAAGAAGAGATATTTTGTTGTTGCACCTGACGCCTTCTTTGGAATCCAGAGCGGCAGAGGCAAGCACATCTTCTTTTTGGAGGTGGATATGGGAACGGAGACGCTATCGAGGTTTACTGAAAAGGTTGTTGCTTACAAGAGATATTGGAAATCCGGAAAATACGGAGAGGAATACGGATTCAATCACTTTCGCGTCATCACTATCTGTGAAAGCGAAAGACGCCTGGACAATTTACGCCAGGCGACGGGGAAAGCAGGAGGGCAAAGAATGTTTCTGTTTACGACTTTCCAAGCAATTCAGGAATACAGCACGCTTGGAAGCATCTGGCTTTCCCCGGTTTCAGATTTACCAACTTCTTTGTTGGAATAG
- a CDS encoding UPF0489 family protein: protein MSQQRILDLDLDLFLSDIAHWQQGDSRLDEEEYRPWPKERLILFLEQQCLLSTVNRAPGKIITHHDEAFYYWREEITAGRIRNPFEVVHADAHADMGLGDAAYVYIMGELLHKPVIERSDPKRGNSYGILPGNYLAFAIACQWISRLTYVHHERGGNDLIHLHFKDFSRNSGIIELKRCERGFENNKDVNDLEYEDIIECEPEIPFEMVSVAEYQAEKPFDLVILSLSPEYTPATSDALVDLIRSYIEEF from the coding sequence TTGTCACAACAACGCATTCTCGATCTCGACCTTGATCTTTTCCTTTCGGATATAGCCCACTGGCAGCAAGGTGATTCTCGCCTAGATGAAGAGGAATATCGGCCTTGGCCTAAGGAAAGGCTAATACTATTCTTGGAACAGCAGTGCTTGCTTTCCACTGTTAATAGGGCTCCAGGAAAAATTATTACTCATCATGATGAGGCTTTTTATTATTGGCGTGAGGAGATTACAGCTGGGAGAATCCGAAATCCTTTTGAAGTCGTTCACGCAGATGCCCATGCAGATATGGGTTTGGGAGATGCTGCTTACGTTTATATCATGGGAGAGCTGTTGCACAAACCGGTAATTGAACGTAGCGACCCGAAACGCGGCAATTCTTACGGAATTTTACCTGGGAACTACCTTGCATTTGCAATAGCATGTCAATGGATATCACGTCTAACTTATGTACATCATGAACGCGGTGGAAATGACCTTATCCATTTACATTTCAAAGATTTCTCTCGAAACTCAGGAATCATCGAACTAAAACGTTGTGAACGTGGCTTTGAAAATAATAAAGATGTGAATGACCTCGAATATGAGGATATTATAGAATGCGAGCCCGAGATACCTTTTGAAATGGTTTCTGTTGCTGAATATCAGGCCGAGAAACCGTTTGATTTGGTTATCCTGAGCCTTTCGCCAGAATATACACCTGCGACTTCTGATGCCCTCGTTGATTTGATAAGAAGCTACATCGAAGAATTCTAA
- a CDS encoding HD domain-containing protein — protein MSDFDEKNKRFRIPNRDVKLTELEAEITRTRVFQRLFYLKQLGLAHLVYPSATHTRAGHSIECLDEASRLLDAIGVEAGSNDWSDVRMAALLHDMGHVPFSHTLEDENEVLPKHDKGERVSNVLEKLKGEVGDDAQALIDRAAPILHAISSSNDSVRDWKSDLVGNTVCADLLAYITTDAAWTGIEKRPGYYRIYDYFTRAEKTVRDDDGTEGTNERLCIKLTKGGLRTDIVSAIMDLLDMRYALTERVIYHHAKAIASAMLARAARLANLEDEPKLLDMGDEAFLLYLESLAANSPDKPTGDGAKMLLDRLRSRNLYKRIFKIQRQDMESWNRRNSQSDDDKFDVKWRNSEAIEELLVKIEDRLDLQRGSLVLWCPEGKSGMKLVKANVIWQQSGGWHKPVVLRSQEVRDQFRRVYDRVETIENQYLDLWTFWIGINPEQMEKAPAVIDALARELGIDCDPVFIETYAKQNPRFKEAAEIYEKVNGAWRTRYAPDVSRRVTEMTEEDAALEGGSFDESLIDEAISEAASEKSSPVKKSKVKNSKDQLELDGTKAEEQSEENE, from the coding sequence TTGAGCGACTTCGACGAAAAAAATAAAAGATTCCGCATACCCAACCGCGATGTAAAGCTCACAGAGCTTGAGGCTGAAATTACAAGAACCAGAGTCTTTCAGCGTCTGTTTTATTTGAAACAACTTGGATTAGCTCATTTAGTTTATCCTAGTGCAACCCACACGAGAGCAGGACACAGTATTGAATGTCTTGACGAAGCTTCCAGGCTTCTCGATGCTATTGGGGTTGAAGCAGGTAGCAATGACTGGTCGGATGTAAGAATGGCGGCCCTTTTGCATGATATGGGACACGTTCCTTTTAGCCACACACTGGAAGACGAGAATGAAGTTTTACCAAAGCACGACAAGGGCGAGCGCGTCTCAAACGTTCTTGAAAAACTCAAGGGTGAGGTGGGCGATGATGCACAAGCCCTCATTGATAGAGCGGCACCAATACTTCACGCTATTTCCTCGTCAAATGACTCCGTTCGGGATTGGAAGAGCGATCTTGTCGGCAATACCGTTTGCGCTGATCTCCTCGCTTACATCACCACCGACGCCGCATGGACTGGCATCGAGAAGCGACCGGGCTATTACCGCATCTATGACTATTTCACCAGGGCAGAAAAAACGGTTAGGGATGATGATGGGACGGAAGGAACCAACGAAAGGCTATGCATAAAATTAACAAAGGGCGGCCTTCGTACAGATATAGTTTCGGCAATAATGGACTTACTTGACATGAGGTATGCTCTGACTGAACGCGTCATTTACCATCACGCCAAGGCAATCGCAAGCGCAATGTTAGCCCGCGCAGCAAGGCTTGCAAATTTAGAAGATGAACCCAAACTGTTGGATATGGGAGATGAAGCCTTTCTCCTATACCTCGAAAGCCTGGCAGCGAATTCCCCTGACAAGCCTACAGGAGATGGTGCCAAAATGTTGCTTGACCGTTTACGGTCACGAAATCTATATAAGCGTATTTTCAAGATTCAACGGCAAGACATGGAGAGTTGGAATCGAAGGAACAGCCAGTCAGATGATGACAAATTCGATGTGAAATGGCGCAATTCAGAAGCAATAGAAGAACTACTCGTCAAAATCGAAGATAGGCTCGATTTACAACGTGGCTCACTTGTTCTCTGGTGTCCCGAAGGAAAGTCAGGAATGAAGCTTGTAAAAGCAAATGTCATCTGGCAACAGTCCGGCGGATGGCATAAGCCTGTCGTACTTCGGAGCCAGGAAGTCCGTGATCAGTTTCGAAGAGTATATGATCGCGTTGAAACCATAGAAAACCAATACTTGGATCTCTGGACATTTTGGATTGGGATTAATCCGGAACAGATGGAAAAGGCACCAGCAGTCATCGACGCATTAGCGAGGGAGCTAGGAATAGATTGTGATCCGGTGTTTATCGAAACTTACGCGAAACAAAATCCTCGTTTTAAAGAAGCAGCTGAGATTTATGAAAAAGTGAATGGTGCCTGGAGAACAAGATATGCTCCTGATGTCTCTCGTCGAGTTACAGAAATGACAGAGGAAGATGCTGCGTTGGAAGGAGGGTCATTTGACGAGTCGTTAATTGATGAAGCTATTAGCGAGGCTGCTTCTGAAAAGAGTAGTCCTGTGAAAAAGTCAAAAGTAAAAAATTCAAAAGATCAACTCGAATTAGATGGCACTAAAGCAGAAGAGCAATCTGAGGAAAATGAGTGA
- the dcm gene encoding DNA (cytosine-5-)-methyltransferase codes for MARAGLGRQWKCVFANEIDKKKAETYRANWGAQDLSVQDVNLVTLDDLQGEADLSWASFPCQDLSLAGNGMGLCAQRSGTFWPFWKLMRGLVKEGRGPRLIILENVYGALTSHNGRDFAEIGSALSGSDYSFGAVVIDAVHFVPQSRPRLFVIGVRKDLRIPDELKAGSAGLLWHPKAILAAHRNLSKTAAKKWVWWDIPAPSTRSISLPALIETEPTGTTWHTAKETAYLLKLMSPTNKKKVESAKASGKRMIGTVYRRTRNGQQRAEVRFDEISGCLRTPIGGSSRQTILVVEKGKVRSRLLSTREAARLMGLKDTYKIPDNYNAAYHLAGDGVVVPVVGHISKHVLEPILEANSTTARESSAISPRA; via the coding sequence ATGGCCAGGGCAGGCTTGGGCCGTCAGTGGAAGTGCGTTTTTGCGAACGAGATCGATAAGAAGAAGGCTGAAACATACCGGGCAAATTGGGGAGCTCAGGATTTAAGTGTGCAGGATGTTAATCTCGTTACGCTGGATGATCTACAGGGTGAGGCAGATCTTTCTTGGGCGTCATTTCCGTGTCAGGACCTTTCATTGGCAGGTAATGGGATGGGTTTATGCGCTCAACGTAGCGGCACCTTTTGGCCCTTTTGGAAGCTAATGCGCGGGCTCGTCAAAGAGGGTCGAGGGCCAAGGCTAATAATTCTCGAAAACGTCTATGGCGCGCTCACGAGTCATAATGGACGTGATTTTGCTGAAATCGGTTCCGCATTGTCCGGTTCAGATTATTCTTTCGGCGCGGTAGTGATTGATGCAGTTCACTTCGTTCCCCAAAGTCGGCCAAGGCTATTTGTAATAGGGGTCAGAAAAGATTTAAGAATTCCTGACGAATTAAAGGCGGGATCTGCGGGCTTGCTTTGGCATCCAAAAGCCATCCTGGCCGCACATCGTAATCTTTCAAAGACCGCAGCGAAGAAGTGGGTATGGTGGGATATTCCAGCCCCATCAACTCGATCGATCTCTTTACCAGCGCTCATTGAGACAGAGCCAACCGGAACCACTTGGCACACTGCCAAAGAAACGGCTTACTTGCTGAAGCTCATGTCACCAACCAATAAGAAAAAAGTTGAATCGGCCAAAGCATCCGGCAAGCGGATGATTGGAACGGTTTATAGGAGGACAAGGAATGGTCAGCAACGAGCCGAGGTCAGATTTGACGAAATTTCAGGGTGTTTGCGAACACCAATCGGAGGGTCTAGCAGACAAACTATCTTAGTCGTTGAAAAGGGCAAGGTCAGGTCCCGGCTTCTTTCGACAAGAGAAGCGGCGCGTCTCATGGGCCTTAAGGACACTTATAAGATTCCTGACAACTATAATGCTGCTTATCATCTTGCCGGTGATGGTGTTGTTGTTCCTGTCGTGGGGCACATAAGCAAACACGTTCTCGAACCCATTCTTGAAGCGAATTCCACAACCGCTAGGGAAAGCTCGGCTATTTCACCTCGTGCCTGA
- a CDS encoding DUF4928 family protein, with product MKGPLCVALVVTDQAQKYGLPLEPDNLLTGRGGQVAGLSGGAVQTILNRHGIDRPLAKEGGRTSRGSIDNMRLFVDFLNHLEAEGLVDFEVIESFWINQTKEFFASKPFKLKLDASRSIVFIVRDLLDQTRAREKEMPGVHYAGAVIQHLVGAKLDCVLGTGNIEHHSFSTSDQQTGRHGDFFTGDVAVHVTTAPNEAVIDRCQTNLNEGHRPILITLEDKVEYSKITADQRGLGERIDVFGIEQFVAANIYELGGFAGEGRKTTIADLIKRYNEIIESAETDHSMKIAFQG from the coding sequence ATGAAGGGGCCGCTATGCGTCGCATTGGTTGTTACTGACCAGGCTCAAAAATATGGATTACCTCTTGAGCCGGACAATTTACTCACGGGAAGGGGAGGTCAGGTTGCTGGGCTGAGCGGTGGAGCCGTCCAAACAATACTTAATAGACATGGGATTGACAGACCCCTTGCTAAAGAAGGAGGCAGAACAAGTCGCGGAAGCATCGATAATATGAGGCTTTTTGTGGATTTTCTCAATCATTTGGAAGCTGAAGGATTGGTGGACTTCGAGGTTATAGAATCCTTCTGGATCAACCAGACCAAGGAGTTCTTTGCAAGCAAACCCTTCAAACTAAAACTTGATGCCTCCCGCAGCATCGTTTTCATAGTGCGAGATTTGCTGGACCAAACAAGAGCACGGGAAAAAGAAATGCCCGGCGTTCATTATGCAGGCGCGGTCATTCAACATCTTGTTGGAGCCAAGTTAGATTGTGTACTTGGTACTGGAAACATTGAGCATCACAGTTTCTCAACTTCTGACCAGCAAACAGGCAGGCACGGTGATTTCTTTACTGGTGACGTCGCGGTACATGTAACCACTGCACCAAACGAAGCTGTAATTGACAGATGTCAGACAAATCTAAATGAAGGCCATCGCCCGATCTTGATCACCCTTGAAGATAAGGTTGAGTATTCAAAGATTACAGCAGATCAGCGAGGGTTAGGTGAGCGGATCGATGTATTCGGGATCGAACAGTTCGTGGCAGCCAACATTTATGAATTAGGTGGCTTTGCAGGTGAGGGTAGGAAAACGACCATCGCCGATCTGATCAAGCGTTACAACGAAATTATTGAATCAGCAGAAACTGACCACAGTATGAAGATTGCCTTCCAGGGCTGA
- the vsr gene encoding DNA mismatch endonuclease Vsr: MRAVHSEDTGPEMIVRKLVHSLGFRYRLHVSTLPGKPDLVFPSRRKVIFVHGCFWHGDSCKRGKRVPKGNRDYWVKKISRNVERDKKNQKLLNELGWDYLIIWEHELKDLALAENRIVSFLDPTRYKSNGK; this comes from the coding sequence ATGCGGGCCGTTCATTCTGAGGACACTGGTCCTGAAATGATAGTCCGTAAGCTAGTACACTCTCTCGGTTTTAGGTATCGCCTTCACGTATCGACTCTCCCCGGGAAACCAGACCTAGTTTTTCCGTCCAGAAGGAAAGTTATATTTGTCCACGGATGCTTCTGGCATGGCGACAGTTGTAAGCGAGGCAAACGAGTTCCCAAAGGAAATCGCGACTATTGGGTTAAGAAAATCAGTCGGAACGTTGAGCGGGATAAGAAGAACCAGAAATTATTAAATGAGCTTGGCTGGGACTATTTGATTATCTGGGAGCATGAATTGAAAGATTTGGCGCTCGCAGAAAACCGAATTGTTAGTTTTCTAGACCCAACAAGATATAAGTCAAATGGAAAATAA
- a CDS encoding TIGR02391 family protein → MENNRSKSVPALTSGQLEALCKTLADTFSGLTGSEIGHILNQIRVADISPIMTKWKRLYNALVERQNRDQSGDRVFAFIARAMEPARYAGQIDFFEQRVQEINVTLSYLGYEFHEDGKFHRCKQAKTLSEAEERANRMRSLLIKRNIHPDVIKFCRAELMKNNCFHAVLEACKSVTAKIRDRTGLTSDGAQLIQEAFGGNSPLLRVNSFSSESEKGEQRGFMNLAIGLFGTFRNPTAHEARIRWPLNEEDALDLFALASYVHRRIERI, encoded by the coding sequence ATGGAAAATAACCGCTCGAAATCTGTACCGGCGTTAACATCCGGTCAGCTAGAAGCGCTTTGTAAAACTTTAGCTGATACTTTTTCTGGTCTAACAGGCTCAGAAATCGGTCATATTCTGAATCAAATTCGGGTCGCTGATATATCGCCGATAATGACCAAATGGAAACGCCTTTATAACGCTTTAGTAGAGCGTCAGAATCGGGATCAAAGTGGAGATCGTGTCTTTGCCTTCATTGCTCGGGCAATGGAGCCAGCTCGTTATGCAGGTCAAATTGATTTCTTTGAACAAAGAGTACAAGAAATTAATGTCACATTGTCATATCTCGGATATGAGTTTCATGAGGATGGCAAGTTCCATCGTTGCAAGCAAGCAAAAACGTTATCCGAAGCCGAGGAAAGAGCTAACCGAATGCGATCCCTACTTATTAAACGTAATATTCATCCTGACGTTATCAAATTTTGTCGAGCCGAACTCATGAAAAATAATTGTTTTCATGCCGTTCTCGAAGCTTGTAAAAGCGTAACCGCAAAGATCAGAGATCGCACCGGACTGACCAGCGATGGAGCTCAACTAATACAGGAAGCATTTGGAGGTAATAGCCCGCTTCTCAGGGTAAACTCCTTTTCTTCAGAAAGTGAGAAAGGAGAACAAAGAGGTTTTATGAATCTTGCCATCGGCTTATTCGGGACGTTTCGTAATCCGACTGCTCATGAGGCAAGAATTCGCTGGCCTCTCAACGAAGAAGATGCATTAGATCTCTTTGCCTTAGCTTCTTATGTGCATCGCAGAATTGAACGAATTTAG
- a CDS encoding TIGR04141 family sporadically distributed protein, translating into MSSPVKNKLSIYLIKSEYQDAEVIVDDIDNLEKLEISEGLTLYYGDSHTYRPGWVGKFFRDSVPDEAAIFNASSKALLMVEVDIAGKKRIFCISFGQGRHIMQSGAWEESFGLKVTLNAIDPNNLRSIEKTNMSSVPKHASEQISRDGAAADFGIDIEQDLVRAVTGKSKEELFGLTITGKDSLQSSVKIDISNVKEFLIACFNKSQSDDYKKDFGWIDQISEIKDPHLVDELNGELVNRIRAIELEKTWIAVPQIIEWEDVAGFKYRNSIRDQNEDDISLPAFLESLTATAREDVSLELLKSRKVYCFSASTDQLLHRWPIYNCIYSEISISGKTYLLNNGKWYQINDDFAAKVNSDFEVLRDAGSTLSFPDCGNEREDVYNQRVAAENGMRCLDSDNVIYGGGYSRIEFCDLLTRDKQIVHVKKYGGSSVLSHLFSQAVVSGEAFLSAEEFREKLNEKLEGAYKLDDPSTKPDPADYEIIFGVISKSTAALELPFFSKVTLRNAKIRLEAFGFKRISLAKIQHIEGEADIE; encoded by the coding sequence ATGTCTTCTCCAGTAAAAAACAAGCTTTCCATTTATCTGATCAAAAGCGAATACCAAGACGCTGAAGTGATTGTTGATGATATTGACAATCTGGAGAAGCTGGAGATCAGCGAGGGTTTAACGCTCTATTATGGCGACTCCCATACCTATCGGCCAGGCTGGGTCGGGAAATTTTTTAGAGACAGTGTTCCTGATGAAGCTGCCATCTTCAATGCCTCTTCTAAAGCGCTTCTAATGGTAGAAGTCGATATCGCCGGTAAAAAGAGAATCTTTTGCATTTCGTTCGGTCAGGGTCGGCACATCATGCAATCGGGTGCATGGGAGGAAAGTTTTGGGCTTAAAGTGACCTTGAATGCCATTGATCCGAATAATCTGCGGAGCATCGAGAAGACGAATATGTCATCAGTTCCAAAGCATGCAAGCGAACAGATAAGCCGGGATGGCGCAGCCGCCGATTTTGGAATTGATATTGAGCAAGATCTTGTCAGGGCGGTAACCGGAAAATCAAAAGAGGAACTATTTGGGCTGACGATCACGGGAAAAGACAGCTTACAATCCTCGGTAAAAATAGATATATCAAATGTCAAAGAATTTCTGATCGCTTGTTTCAACAAATCTCAGAGCGATGATTATAAGAAAGATTTTGGATGGATAGACCAGATTTCGGAAATCAAAGATCCGCACCTGGTTGATGAGTTAAATGGCGAGCTGGTAAATAGAATCCGGGCAATTGAGCTTGAAAAGACTTGGATTGCTGTGCCGCAAATCATCGAGTGGGAAGATGTTGCGGGATTCAAATATCGAAATAGTATTCGAGACCAGAATGAGGATGACATTAGCCTACCGGCATTCCTCGAATCTTTAACGGCAACGGCAAGGGAAGATGTTTCTCTAGAGCTGTTGAAAAGCAGGAAGGTATATTGCTTTAGTGCAAGCACAGACCAACTGCTCCATAGGTGGCCCATCTATAACTGCATTTATTCTGAAATCAGCATAAGCGGGAAAACATATTTGCTTAACAATGGTAAGTGGTATCAAATCAATGACGATTTCGCAGCCAAAGTAAATTCAGACTTCGAGGTATTGAGAGACGCGGGATCTACCCTTTCCTTCCCAGATTGTGGCAATGAAAGGGAAGATGTATACAACCAAAGAGTGGCAGCTGAAAATGGCATGCGCTGTTTGGATAGTGATAACGTCATTTATGGTGGGGGCTACAGCAGAATCGAATTTTGCGATCTTCTGACAAGAGACAAGCAAATCGTACATGTTAAGAAGTATGGAGGTTCATCCGTACTTAGCCATTTGTTTTCACAAGCAGTAGTTTCCGGCGAAGCATTTCTAAGCGCCGAGGAATTTCGAGAGAAACTAAATGAGAAGCTGGAGGGGGCATATAAACTGGACGACCCGTCTACGAAACCTGACCCAGCAGATTATGAAATAATTTTCGGAGTAATAAGCAAATCTACCGCGGCGCTAGAGCTACCTTTCTTTAGCAAAGTCACATTGCGAAATGCGAAGATAAGATTGGAAGCGTTCGGCTTCAAGAGGATTTCGTTGGCAAAAATTCAACATATCGAAGGTGAGGCTGACATCGAATAA
- a CDS encoding HNH endonuclease, with translation MPFSSEVKTEALTKSGRRCSLCLRYKGLKVEVHHIEPEADTHNNTLGNAVSLCFDCHADAGHYNAKHPRGSKFSPAEIRKHRDRLWKLVAEGKILPDAPLDASYLELLRRAFDRPAFSTPFRQEGRMEDFEKAIDDTVLVLNTGVLRTRDNQVISDIGFGKSSVLDSNWQARLNDLETQLLQLRSSINRALADGHIKSCGSHCYCGDNAAIDELDQIRADIIETLNLLLEEAGIRGIPNMIWLRRG, from the coding sequence ATGCCATTCTCTTCAGAAGTCAAAACCGAAGCGCTGACAAAGAGTGGTCGTCGCTGTTCTCTTTGTCTTAGATACAAGGGATTAAAGGTCGAAGTTCATCATATTGAGCCAGAGGCGGATACTCATAACAACACGCTTGGGAACGCAGTTTCGTTATGCTTTGATTGTCATGCTGATGCCGGACACTATAACGCGAAGCACCCGCGCGGTAGCAAGTTCTCCCCTGCTGAAATACGTAAGCACAGAGATCGTCTCTGGAAGCTTGTCGCTGAAGGAAAGATTTTACCAGACGCGCCACTCGACGCCAGCTACCTAGAACTACTTCGTCGTGCTTTCGATCGCCCCGCTTTCAGCACGCCTTTCCGCCAAGAGGGTCGAATGGAGGATTTCGAGAAGGCCATTGACGATACGGTCCTGGTACTCAATACCGGGGTGCTAAGAACCCGGGATAACCAAGTCATCTCAGACATTGGATTCGGGAAGAGCTCGGTCTTGGATTCAAATTGGCAAGCGAGGCTAAATGACTTGGAGACGCAACTTTTGCAACTTCGCAGTTCCATAAATAGAGCGCTGGCCGATGGTCACATTAAATCGTGCGGTTCACACTGCTATTGTGGAGATAATGCCGCTATCGACGAGTTGGATCAGATAAGGGCAGATATTATCGAAACACTAAATCTTCTTTTAGAGGAAGCAGGAATCAGGGGTATTCCAAACATGATTTGGCTGCGAAGGGGATAA
- a CDS encoding serine/threonine-protein phosphatase, translating into MMKMPTRIQALIIATTLTVAVTIGFVDVSGYLPEITVFALIPVIAGTYYLGFRFGVFVALIAAASEFVAHFMLGEGVQHFEIIANTTSHTLIYILTAALIARLVRQLRTISSLEEQRSKDLDLAKKVYGSVFTPIPSSFKDLSIGSKVAFARELGGDYYFIADVDEQLFICLADISGKSTAAALFAALLNQSVIEALEHTSDLTALVSRVNSHVGSAFPEDMFVTMFCALISEDGLVYVNAGHPPPLLYSKRGGNSKTLISNKPLPLGIDLDLNIAPVNEPFSPGDILLATTDGIIESPAFRDRPYEKLNELLSRNLFAEAQELANQVFEMAVPELNSQLDDIIVICVNRNISPGL; encoded by the coding sequence ATGATGAAGATGCCAACGAGAATCCAGGCTCTCATCATCGCCACAACATTGACCGTGGCGGTGACAATAGGTTTTGTCGACGTCTCCGGTTATCTCCCCGAGATCACAGTCTTTGCCCTTATACCCGTAATTGCCGGAACCTATTACCTCGGGTTCCGATTTGGCGTGTTTGTCGCCTTGATCGCGGCTGCTTCCGAGTTTGTAGCCCACTTCATGCTGGGAGAGGGTGTACAGCATTTTGAGATTATTGCCAATACCACCTCGCACACGCTCATCTATATTCTGACTGCCGCCCTGATTGCGAGACTGGTCAGACAACTTAGAACCATATCCAGCCTGGAAGAACAAAGAAGTAAAGACCTGGATCTAGCCAAGAAGGTATATGGATCGGTTTTCACTCCCATTCCCAGCAGTTTCAAAGACCTTTCAATCGGCAGCAAGGTCGCCTTTGCCCGGGAGCTGGGAGGCGATTATTATTTTATTGCTGACGTCGATGAGCAGCTCTTCATCTGTCTTGCTGACATTTCGGGGAAGAGCACGGCGGCGGCACTGTTTGCGGCTCTTCTGAATCAAAGCGTCATCGAAGCACTCGAGCATACTTCGGATCTGACCGCACTTGTCAGCAGAGTCAATTCACATGTCGGCTCGGCCTTCCCCGAGGATATGTTCGTTACCATGTTCTGCGCTCTGATAAGTGAAGACGGCCTGGTTTATGTCAATGCGGGCCATCCGCCACCACTTCTCTACTCAAAACGGGGGGGAAACTCCAAGACGCTAATCAGCAACAAGCCCCTGCCGTTAGGCATTGATCTGGATCTTAATATCGCGCCGGTTAACGAACCATTCAGTCCTGGCGACATTCTTTTGGCTACTACCGACGGTATCATTGAAAGCCCTGCCTTCAGGGACAGACCCTATGAGAAGCTGAATGAGTTGCTGAGCCGAAACCTGTTCGCCGAAGCCCAGGAACTGGCAAACCAGGTTTTCGAAATGGCTGTGCCTGAGCTCAATTCCCAGCTTGATGACATCATAGTGATTTGTGTCAATCGGAATATCTCTCCGGGTCTTTAA